The proteins below come from a single Triticum aestivum cultivar Chinese Spring chromosome 5D, IWGSC CS RefSeq v2.1, whole genome shotgun sequence genomic window:
- the LOC123125168 gene encoding flowering time control protein FPA-like: MSSDPSSVEPSVAMEATKPSASPSKESEPVGVRAAAAVAATQVAAHEKNALWVGNLPAHVGEDDVVASFAPHKTLDCIIMRIEYRSNAFIIFRSIAECRTALKALRGSNIKSAFILIEFAQPWRHNGSVATGWSGGESQVAGGSSAQSLGKRGA, from the exons ATGTCATCGGATCCATCGTCTGTGGAGCCCTCCGTGGCCATGGAGGCCACCAAGCCATCGGCCTCACCGTCGAAGGAATCGGAGCCGGTCGGCGTTAGGGctgcagccgccgtcgccgccacgcaAGTTGCCGCCCACGAGAAGAACGCGCTGTGGGTCGGCAACCTGCCTGCGCACGTGGGTGAGGACGACGTCGTGGCGTCCTTCGCCCCGCACAAGACACTCGACTGCATCATCATGCGCATCGAGTACCGCAGCAATGCCTTCATCATTTTCCGCTCCATCGCCGAGTGTCGGACCGCCCTCAAGGCGCTCCGCGGGTCCAATATCAAGAGTGCGTTCATCCTGATTGAGTTCGCCCAACCG TGGAGGCACAATGGATCAGTGGCGACAGGGTGGTCTGGTGGAGAATCGCAGGTGGCTGGAGGCAGCAGCGCTCAGAGTCTAGGGAAGCGCGGCGCATGA